GGAGACCTCGACGGCGACGGCCATACGGACCTGGTGCTCGCCTGGAAGGAGGACTCCGCCAACCGCGTCCAGGTGCACCTGCTCCGGGGAGATGGCCAGGGAGGCTTCTCCGCGGCGGAGCTCGTGGGCTCGCTCACGGACAGCAGCCTCACCACGATGCCCCTGGCCCTGGCGGCGGTGGACATGGACCACGATGGCCTGAAGGACCTGGCCGTGGGGCTGTACGGCCTGGATTACTACACCCTCGCCGTGCTGCGGAGCCGGGGAGCGGAAGGCTTCGCACCCGTGGAGAAGCTGCCCGCGGGACGCGCCTCCCTCTCCGCCACGACGGGCGACTTCGACGGGGATGGCCGGGAGGACCTGGCGATGGTCCATGCCTACAGCAAGGACGTGCGCGTCTGGCGCAGCGGCCCCGGGGCCCTGTCGCTGCCCGAGGGCCCCGCCGGCACCATCGCCCAGGGAGACTTCAATGGAGATGGGAAGCTGGACTTCATCCGCTTCTCGGAGCCGAAGAGCGTCCAGGTGTACCTCGCCGGGGGCCCGGACGGCCCGCGGGCCCAGACGCCCATGCTCGTGGGAAGCTGGGTGTACCGCATGGTGGTGGGCCAGGTGGACGAGGACTCGGCCCTGGACGTGGTGCTGCTCAGTGGGGAGAGCGCCAACAAGACCGTCGGGCTCCTGCTCGGCAATGGCGACGGCACCTTCCGCCTCGCCCCCTCCATCCTCGTGGGGGGCAGACCTTCCACGCCACCCTCGGTGATGTGAACGGAGACGGACGGATGGACCTCGCCTGCCAGGCCAGGCGCCACATCGAGCCCGGCTTCTCCTCGGAGGAGGTCCGCGTGCTGCTCGGCCAGGGAGGGGGCACCTTCGGCCCCGCCACGCTCGTGAACACGAGCCCCAGTCCGGGCGCCCTCGCGTTGGGAGACCTCAACAAGGACGGCGCACTGGACCTGGTGGTGGCGCAGACGTCCGCCGAGGGCGGGGTGTTGACGCTCAAGGGCCAGGGGGATGGCACCTTCCTGCCTCCCCTCCTCACCACGCTCCAGGCGGGCCAGCGCGGCGGCCACCTCGTCCTGGCGGACATGAGTGGCGACGGCATCCCGGACATCGTGCGCAGCAGCCCCGCGGATGGCACCGTCTACGTGCTGACCTCGTACACCGCCACGACCTGGGGGCACTGGTCGGGCTGGGGCTACCCCGCGGGCGGCGACTGCACCTCCTTCTCCCTGCTCGACTTCGATGGGGACGGACGACAGGACGTGGTGTGCGCCAACCCGGGCTCGGACTCGGTGTCGCTGCTGAGGGGCAAGGCCTACAATCAGCTCGCCGAGCCCCAGGTCTTCGGGGTGCGCTCCGGCGTCAACTCGCTGGGGGTGCTCGACCTGGACGCGGATGGACGCCTGGACATCGTCCTGGGGTCCAGCCAGGAGTCACGCGGCACGCTGTTGCTCCAGCGCTGACACGGGACTCCGCCAGGGCGCGAACGATTTTTCTCCACCCGGACGACCAGCCGGGTGGGCTCGCTCCGTAGGAAAGAAAAAGGGAGTGGGAGACACGTGCTGCCAGGAGAAGACCGGAGCGTGCTGCAGGCCTTCCGGGAAGGGGACCGCGCCACCCTCACGCGCGTGTATCGCACCTACTCGCCCCAGGTGGCCCGCTACCTCGCCCGCCGCTTCTCCGTCCGCGCCGGCACCCACGTCCACAGTGTCTCCCTCGGCGCCCTGGACCTCGACGCGGCGCATCAGGAGACCTTCGTCCGCGCCTTCCGGCCCGCCCTGCGCCAGGCCTATGACGGGGTGCGCCCCTACCTCGGCTTCCTCCTGATGCTCGCGCGCTCCACCGCCGTGGACCTGCTGCGGGCCTCGGGCCGCATCGCCCGGGAAGCCGTGCCCCTGGACGACGCGCCCGAGCTGGCCCACGCCCCCACCGAGGAGCAGGGCCCCGAGGAGCAGGCACTGAAGGCCGAGGTGCGCACCCTGGTGCGCCAATTCCTCGACGGGCTGCCCGAGGAGGCGCGGGCGCTGGCCCAGCTGCGCTTCATGGAGGGCCTCTCCCAGGAGGCCGCCGCCACCCGCCTCCAGCTCACCCGCGGAGAGGTCCGCGTCCGGGAGCGTCACCTGCGTACGCAATTCACCGAGCACCTGCTGGCCCGGGGTTGGTTGGACGTCCCCCTGGCCGGAATGGAGAAAGTCCCATGAGCTGGTTCGACCCCCACGTGGACGGACTGCTGGCGCGGTGGGCCGAGGGCACCCTGTCCCCGCGCCAATCCGCCCGCCTGCTCCGGCACGCCCACGCCTGCGAGCGGTGCGGCGCCTCCTATGAGCGGCTCGTCCGGGCCTCCCGGCTGCTGGAGCACGGCGACCCGTACGTCCCCACTGGCGCCGAGCTCGCGGTGCTGGGGGACACCGGGCTCGCGGCGGCGCTCGCGGCGGCGGAGCCGGAAGTCCCACGCCCGCGCTGGCCCTCGCTCTCCCTCGCCGGCGGCATGCTCGCGGCCGCGAGCCTCGCGGTGCTGGTGATGCTCGTCCAGCCCAAGGAGGCCGACGACACGTGGCAGGCCCGGGGAGGCTCGGGCCGTCCCGCCCGCGCCGCGCTGCGCGTGTTCTGCGCCGTGAGGCAACAGCCCCTGCGCGAGCTGGAGCCCTCCCAGGCGTGTCCCCCGGGCGCGCAGCTGGCCTTCGCCGTGGGGGCGGAGGCACCGCTCTCCCATGTCGCGGTGGGACTGCGCACCCGGCGCCTCGAGGCCACCGAGGGCCCCTTCCCCGTCACCGGACGCCCGGGCGCCGAGCTGCCCCTGGAGACGACCCTGTCCCTCCAGGTGCCCGCCGGTGAAGCGGAAGTCCTCGCCGCCTTCGCGGACTCGCCCCGGGAGGCGCTCGCGGCCCTGCGCGGCGAGACACACCAGGGGGCCGTGGTCCTCCGGCTGCCCGTTCGGGTAGAGGAGACGCCATGAGACTCCGCCTCTGCGGCGCGGTGCTCGCGGCCGCCCTGCTGCTCGCCCCCCTCGCCTCGGCAGCCCCTCCGGTGCGCCGGGCGCTCGTCATCGCCCACAACACCAGCGATGACCCGTCCCTCCCCGCGCTGCGCTACGCGGACGATGACGGCGTGCTGTGGACGGAGACGCTGCGCCGGCTCGGCGTGGAGACCACCCTCCTGGTGGACGCGGACGAGGAGACGCGCCGCACGGACGCCGCGGTGCTCAGCGGCGCCCGTCCTCCCACCCTCGAGGAGGTGTCCCGCGCCGTGGCCGCGCTGCGCGAGGACGTCCAGGCGGATCGCGCCCGGGGGCGGCAGACGGACGTGCTGCTCATCTACGTGGGCCACGGCAACACCGACGCGCTCGGGCGCGCCTACTTCACGCTGCTCGGGAGCCGGTTGGACAGAGCGGCCTTCTACACGCGGCTGGTGGACCCGCTCGGGGCGGACTTCGTCCACGTGGTGGTGGATGCGTGCCGCGCCTCGGGCGTGGTGGGCAGCCGGGGCAAGCCGGACGTGGCGGTGCTCGCCGAGCTGCGCGGGGTGCTGGAGCGCGAGCAGCTCGCCACCCGGCCCCACGTGGGCGCCACCTTCGCCGAGAGCGACAGCGGCGAGACGCACGAGTGGTCCCGCCTGCGCGCGGGCGTCTTCAGCCACGTGGTGCGCTCGGGCCTCATGGGCGGCGCGGACGTCAACGGCGACGGCGCGGTGGAGTACAGCGAGCTGGCCGCCTTCGTCACCGCCTCGCTGCAGGAGGTGAAGGCCGTCCCCATCCGCCTCTCCGTGCACGCCTACGCCCCGTCCCGCGAGCCGCGCCGCCCGTTGGTGGACTCCGCGCCCCGCGGCCCCAGCCTCCTGCTGCCCGCCGGCCTGGAGCACGCACGCATCTCCGTGGAGGACGAGGGCGGCCGGCGGCTGGCGGACGTGCGCCGCGCCGGGCACCAGACGGTGGCCCTGCGCCTGCCCCCGCGCGAGTCCTACTGGGTGCGCACCCCCACCGCCGAGGCCCGCCTCACGCTCGCCCAGCTCGGCGACGGGCTGCCCCGGCTCAACCCCCGCGAGCTGCGCGAGCGCGGCCCCGCCGAGGACGCCCTGCGCCGCGGCCTCTTCGCCATCCCCTTCGACCGCGGCTACTACGAGCAGTACGTGGCCACCTCCTCCTTCGTCCCGGTGGACTTCCCGCACGAGGCCGGAGTGCTCCTCCCGCAGCCGGCCGAGCCGACGTCCGTGCTCGCCTGGGAGGCGGGACTCGTCACCCAGCGCGCCCCGCTCGGGCTCTCCCCCTTCGTCACCGGGCCGGGCGTGGCGCTGCGCTTCGGGGGAGCGCCGTACACGTTCGGCGTGCGCGCCGCGTACGTCTTCTCGCCCCTGCCGCGGGACGGCGTGGCCCTCCAGCGGCTCTCCGTGCAGGGGCTCCTGGGACTCCAGGCCAGCGGGCCCGTCGCGCCGTTCATCGAGGCCGCGGGCGGCTGGAGCCTGGTGCGCGTGAACTACCCGGGCATCACCCAGGGAGACCCCACCGTCTTCTCCATCCACCTGTCCGGGGGCATGGTGGTCCACCAGGAGCGCCTGCGGGTGCGCGTGGCCGGCTTCTTCGGCGTGGACCTGCTCACCGCGGACGGCCGGGAGCGGGGAGACCCCCTCGCGGGCGTCGAAGTGGCGCTCGGGTACTGAGCGCCTCGAGAAAAGGCGGGCGCGAACGACCAGGAACGCGGCCTCCCTCCGTATCCAGGACAACCGATGCCGTCTTTTCGATTCGTCCCGAGGGGGGAAGCCGTGTCCCGTAGCGTGTCCCGTCGACTGATTCCGTTGTTCCTCGCCCTGCTGGTGGGCGCGGGGGGCTGTGAGCTGGACCCCATCACCACCCAGCCGCCCGGCACCGAGCAACCCGGCGACCCGCGGCCCACGGAGCCCTCGGCCCCGGGGCCGATGGAGGCACGCGCCGCGCCGGGCCTGGTGACGCTCTCGTGGAGCGCCCCGGAGAAGGATGGAGGAAGCGCCCTCACCGGCTACCAGGTGAGCATCGAGCCCCAGGAGGCCACCCAGGCCGTCGCGGTGGACGGCACCACGGCGCGTGTCACCGGCCTGCGCGCGGGCGCCACCTACCGCTTCTCGGTGGCCGCGGTGAACGGGGTGGGAAGAGGACCGGCCAACAGCGCGGAGTCCGTCACCCTGCCCGACGTCCCCGGCGCTCCGCCCCGGCCGTCCGTGGTGCGCGGGGATGGACAGGTGCGGGTGAGCTGGCTCGCGCCTGGCTCGACCGGACGCGCGATCATCACCGGCTACGTCGTCACCGCGCATCCCCAGGGCGTGCGGGTGATGGTGGAGGCCAGCGCCCGCTCCGCGGTGGTGGCAGGACTGAGCAATGGCGAGAGCGCCACCTTCACCGTGCGCGCCCTCAACGCCGTGGGGGAGGGCCCCGACTCACCGGCCTCGGTTCCCGTCGTGCCGGCCACCCTGCCCTCGGCGCCCACCGGCCTCGAAGTCAAAGCGGGCGTCGGCGTCGTCACCCTCACCTGGAACCCCCCCGCGAGCACGGGGGGCCTGCCCCTGGAAGGCTATGCCTTGACGCTCGAACCGGACAGTTTCCCCATCCGGGTGGGTGCGGACACCCGGGAGCTCCTGTTCACCGGACTGGAGGACGGCACCACGTATGTCTTCACCCTGGCGGCGCGCAACGAGGTGGGCGAGGGACCGAAGCTCGTCTCCGCGGCCGTGCGCACCCACAGCGTGCCCTCGCGGCCCGGCGCGGTGAGCGTCACGCCGGGCACCCGCTCGGCCACGGTGACGTGGGAAGCCCCGGCCGATGACGGCGGCTCGAGCCTGACCGGCTATGAGGTGGAGGTCTCTCCCTCCGGCGCCCGCATGAGGGTGGACGCCGACACCCGGAGCGCCACCTTCACGGACCTGAACAGCACCTTCGCGCACGCCTTCACCGTGTCCGCCACCAACGCCGTGGGCAGCGGCCCCTCCGCGTCCTCGGCCGCCGTGCGTCCCCTCCCCGCTCCCGCCGAGGTGACGGAGCTCCAGCTGGAGTCCTCGGACGCCGGCTGCCTCACCGTCTCCTACGCCCTGCGCCAGCCGGACGGCGTGCGCGCGGACGTCTCCGTGGAGGTGGACGCCACGGGCAGCGGCTCCTTCGCTCGCGCCACCCAGGCCGGCAGCACCACCCATGAGGGCCTGCTCG
The sequence above is drawn from the Archangium gephyra genome and encodes:
- a CDS encoding FG-GAP repeat domain-containing protein: MDLACQARRHIEPGFSSEEVRVLLGQGGGTFGPATLVNTSPSPGALALGDLNKDGALDLVVAQTSAEGGVLTLKGQGDGTFLPPLLTTLQAGQRGGHLVLADMSGDGIPDIVRSSPADGTVYVLTSYTATTWGHWSGWGYPAGGDCTSFSLLDFDGDGRQDVVCANPGSDSVSLLRGKAYNQLAEPQVFGVRSGVNSLGVLDLDADGRLDIVLGSSQESRGTLLLQR
- a CDS encoding RNA polymerase sigma factor; translation: MLQAFREGDRATLTRVYRTYSPQVARYLARRFSVRAGTHVHSVSLGALDLDAAHQETFVRAFRPALRQAYDGVRPYLGFLLMLARSTAVDLLRASGRIAREAVPLDDAPELAHAPTEEQGPEEQALKAEVRTLVRQFLDGLPEEARALAQLRFMEGLSQEAAATRLQLTRGEVRVRERHLRTQFTEHLLARGWLDVPLAGMEKVP
- a CDS encoding caspase family protein, whose product is MRLRLCGAVLAAALLLAPLASAAPPVRRALVIAHNTSDDPSLPALRYADDDGVLWTETLRRLGVETTLLVDADEETRRTDAAVLSGARPPTLEEVSRAVAALREDVQADRARGRQTDVLLIYVGHGNTDALGRAYFTLLGSRLDRAAFYTRLVDPLGADFVHVVVDACRASGVVGSRGKPDVAVLAELRGVLEREQLATRPHVGATFAESDSGETHEWSRLRAGVFSHVVRSGLMGGADVNGDGAVEYSELAAFVTASLQEVKAVPIRLSVHAYAPSREPRRPLVDSAPRGPSLLLPAGLEHARISVEDEGGRRLADVRRAGHQTVALRLPPRESYWVRTPTAEARLTLAQLGDGLPRLNPRELRERGPAEDALRRGLFAIPFDRGYYEQYVATSSFVPVDFPHEAGVLLPQPAEPTSVLAWEAGLVTQRAPLGLSPFVTGPGVALRFGGAPYTFGVRAAYVFSPLPRDGVALQRLSVQGLLGLQASGPVAPFIEAAGGWSLVRVNYPGITQGDPTVFSIHLSGGMVVHQERLRVRVAGFFGVDLLTADGRERGDPLAGVEVALGY